A stretch of Synechococcus sp. WH 8020 DNA encodes these proteins:
- the hisS gene encoding histidine--tRNA ligase, whose product MSQLQTLRGMVDLLPEQTRRWQAVESVAREHFRCAGLDEIRTPLLEFTDLFARGIGEATDVVGKEMYTFVDRGDRSCTLRPEGTASVVRAALQHGLLSQGPQRLWYGGPMFRYERPQAGRQRQFHQIGVECLGASSPRSDAEVIALAWDLLSDLGIQGLKLEINSLGTPDDRQRFRSQLVEWLEERVEQLDAESQARLSTNPLRILDSKDKGTQLLLNDAPTLLKALDKESVDRFEQVCALLTALQIPYQLNPRLVRGLDYYGHTAFEITSDQLGAQATVCGGGRYDGLIQQLGGPATPAIGWALGMERLLLVIAAAAQADPDGAAARLTATPSPLVYVINRGEQAEPQALTLARTLRGAGLAVELDGSSAAFGKQFKRADRSGAPWAVVLGDEEASAGTLRLKPLRGEGEEQQLTWEDAVSFLAKQR is encoded by the coding sequence GTGAGTCAGCTGCAGACATTGCGCGGCATGGTGGATCTGCTGCCGGAGCAGACCAGACGTTGGCAGGCTGTGGAGTCGGTGGCGCGCGAACACTTTCGTTGCGCGGGTTTAGACGAGATTCGAACGCCGTTGCTCGAATTCACGGACCTGTTTGCCCGGGGCATTGGTGAGGCCACGGATGTGGTGGGCAAGGAGATGTACACCTTTGTGGATCGTGGCGACCGCTCTTGCACCCTGCGTCCAGAAGGCACCGCCTCTGTGGTGAGAGCAGCGCTCCAGCATGGCCTGCTGAGCCAAGGGCCTCAGCGGCTGTGGTACGGCGGTCCGATGTTCCGTTATGAACGGCCTCAGGCTGGCCGTCAGCGTCAGTTTCACCAGATCGGTGTCGAATGTCTCGGGGCTAGCAGCCCTCGAAGCGATGCTGAGGTGATCGCCCTGGCCTGGGATCTGTTGTCTGACTTGGGGATTCAGGGCCTCAAGCTTGAAATCAACAGCCTGGGCACTCCTGACGATCGCCAGCGCTTTCGCTCTCAGCTGGTGGAGTGGCTTGAGGAGCGCGTTGAGCAGTTGGATGCAGAGTCCCAAGCGCGTCTCAGCACGAACCCCCTGCGCATTCTCGACAGCAAAGACAAGGGCACCCAGCTGCTGTTGAACGATGCGCCAACGCTGTTAAAAGCCCTTGATAAGGAAAGTGTGGATCGGTTTGAGCAGGTGTGTGCCCTGCTCACCGCGCTGCAGATTCCCTATCAACTCAATCCCCGCTTGGTGCGTGGTCTTGATTACTACGGCCATACCGCGTTTGAAATCACGAGTGATCAACTCGGTGCCCAGGCCACAGTCTGTGGCGGTGGTCGTTACGACGGGCTGATCCAGCAATTGGGTGGCCCAGCCACGCCCGCGATCGGCTGGGCCCTGGGGATGGAGCGTCTGTTGCTGGTGATCGCAGCTGCTGCGCAAGCCGATCCTGATGGAGCTGCGGCCCGGCTCACAGCCACGCCATCACCGCTGGTGTATGTGATCAATCGCGGCGAGCAGGCTGAACCACAAGCATTGACTTTGGCCCGGACATTACGGGGCGCAGGCCTTGCCGTTGAGCTGGATGGCTCGAGCGCGGCGTTCGGCAAGCAGTTCAAGCGTGCCGATCGTTCCGGTGCGCCATGGGCTGTGGTGCTTGGCGATGAAGAGGCTTCGGCAGGGACCTTGCGGCTGAAGCCCTTGCGTGGAGAGGGCGAGGAACAGCAACTCACCTGGGAGGACGCCGTGTCTTTCCTAGCCAAACAGCGATAA
- a CDS encoding nucleotide sugar dehydrogenase: MSSNPTIRSICCIGAGYVGGPTMAVIADRCPEVKVTVVDINQDRIAAWNNSDLSKLPVYEPGLDAVVERARGRNLFFSTAVEDTIAAADMVFISVNTPTKTRGLGAGQASDLRWVEACARTVAKAATGHTIVVEKSTLPVRTAEAVKAILGSVDPSLELKTFSVLSNPEFLAEGTAIRDLANPDRVLIGGDNAEAIDALAEIYRQWVPEEKILRTNLWSSELSKLTANAFLAQRISSINSVAALCEATGADVREVAKAIGTDSRIGPKFLNAGPGFGGSCFQKDILNLVYLCRHFGLPDVADYWESVVLLNTWQQHRIARLVVQKLFGTVTGKRLAILGFAFKADTNDTREAPAIRICRDLLEEGAQLAIHDPKVDPEQISRDLKLIASHAPEADAGPTRGALSGEATWWPSSDVASALRGADAVLILTEWQQYRELDWAGLAPLMRKPAWVFDARGVADPKQVASAGLNVWCVGEGDA, from the coding sequence ATGAGCAGCAATCCCACGATTCGATCGATTTGCTGTATTGGCGCTGGCTATGTGGGTGGTCCCACCATGGCCGTAATCGCCGATCGCTGCCCGGAGGTGAAGGTCACGGTTGTGGATATCAATCAGGATCGGATTGCTGCCTGGAACAACAGCGATCTCTCCAAGTTGCCTGTGTATGAACCAGGCCTGGATGCGGTGGTCGAGCGGGCGCGCGGGCGCAATTTGTTTTTTTCCACGGCGGTTGAGGACACGATTGCTGCTGCAGACATGGTGTTCATCTCCGTGAACACACCCACCAAGACCAGGGGCCTGGGAGCCGGCCAGGCCAGTGATCTTCGCTGGGTGGAAGCCTGTGCGCGCACGGTGGCGAAGGCCGCTACGGGCCACACGATCGTGGTGGAGAAAAGTACCCTTCCGGTTCGAACGGCGGAAGCCGTCAAGGCGATTTTGGGGTCAGTTGATCCTTCATTGGAGCTGAAAACTTTTTCGGTGCTCTCCAATCCAGAGTTTTTGGCTGAGGGGACGGCGATTCGCGATCTTGCCAATCCTGATCGCGTCTTGATCGGTGGTGACAATGCTGAAGCAATCGATGCTCTGGCGGAGATCTACAGACAGTGGGTGCCTGAAGAGAAGATTCTGCGCACTAATCTGTGGAGCAGCGAGCTCTCCAAGCTCACCGCTAACGCCTTTCTTGCGCAGAGAATTAGCTCGATCAACTCGGTTGCGGCCCTGTGTGAGGCCACCGGTGCGGATGTGCGCGAGGTGGCGAAAGCGATCGGCACCGATAGCCGGATTGGACCCAAATTTCTCAACGCAGGTCCAGGATTTGGGGGCAGCTGTTTCCAGAAAGACATCCTGAATTTGGTGTATCTCTGCCGTCACTTCGGTTTGCCAGATGTGGCCGACTATTGGGAGAGTGTGGTGTTGCTGAACACCTGGCAACAGCACCGCATTGCGCGCTTGGTGGTTCAGAAATTGTTTGGCACGGTCACGGGTAAGCGACTGGCCATTTTGGGCTTTGCGTTTAAGGCAGACACCAACGACACGCGCGAGGCTCCAGCGATTCGAATCTGCAGAGATCTTCTTGAAGAAGGGGCCCAGCTAGCCATTCATGACCCGAAGGTGGATCCGGAACAGATCAGCCGCGATTTAAAACTTATCGCGAGCCACGCACCGGAGGCGGATGCCGGGCCAACGCGGGGTGCCTTGAGTGGAGAAGCCACCTGGTGGCCGAGCTCCGATGTGGCCTCAGCGCTGCGGGGTGCCGATGCCGTACTGATTCTCACGGAGTGGCAGCAGTACCGGGAGCTCGATTGGGCCGGACTTGCGCCTTTGATGCGCAAACCAGCGTGGGTGTTTGATGCCCGTGGCGTCGCTGATCCGAAACAAGTCGCCTCTGCGGGTTTGAATGTTTGGTGTGTTGGGGAGGGCGACGCGTGA
- a CDS encoding NAD-dependent epimerase, with protein sequence MSQSLRPILVTGAAGFIGAALCERLLQRGDHVIGIDNLNDYYDPALKQARLARIETLAAPRPGAWSFQRLALEDGEALLKLFAAERPRVVVNLAAQAGVRYSLENPAAYIQSNLVGFGHILEGCRHHGVDNLVYASSSSVYGGNRNLPFHEQQAVNHPVSLYAASKKANELMAHTYSHLYGLPATGLRFFTVYGPWGRPDMAPILFAKAILAGEPIKVFNHGKMQRDFTYIDDIVEGVLRCCDKPATPNLEFDPMQPDPATAAAPHRVFNIGNSQPTELLRFIEVMEQALGREAIKDFQPMQPGDVVATAANTEALEAWVGFKPSTSIEEGIQRFADWYQTFYQP encoded by the coding sequence GTGAGTCAGTCTTTACGTCCGATTTTGGTGACAGGTGCGGCTGGCTTCATCGGAGCCGCGTTGTGCGAGCGGCTACTCCAACGGGGCGATCATGTGATCGGCATTGACAATCTCAATGACTATTACGACCCAGCCCTGAAGCAGGCACGCCTTGCTCGCATCGAGACATTGGCCGCGCCAAGGCCTGGAGCTTGGAGTTTCCAACGCCTGGCCTTGGAAGACGGCGAGGCCTTGCTCAAGCTGTTTGCGGCGGAGAGACCGCGGGTGGTGGTGAATCTCGCAGCTCAAGCGGGTGTTCGTTACTCACTGGAAAATCCAGCTGCCTACATCCAGAGCAATTTGGTGGGCTTTGGCCACATCCTTGAAGGTTGTCGTCATCACGGCGTTGACAATTTGGTGTACGCCTCCAGCAGCTCGGTGTATGGCGGCAACCGCAATTTGCCGTTTCACGAACAACAAGCGGTGAATCATCCCGTGAGCCTCTATGCGGCCAGCAAGAAAGCGAATGAGTTGATGGCGCATACCTACAGCCACCTCTATGGCTTGCCAGCCACTGGCCTGCGCTTTTTTACGGTCTATGGCCCATGGGGCAGACCGGATATGGCTCCAATTTTGTTTGCAAAGGCGATCTTGGCGGGTGAACCGATCAAGGTGTTCAATCACGGCAAAATGCAGCGTGATTTCACCTACATCGACGACATCGTGGAGGGTGTGTTGCGCTGTTGTGACAAGCCCGCCACGCCGAATCTCGAGTTTGATCCGATGCAGCCTGACCCGGCGACGGCCGCGGCACCCCATCGGGTGTTCAATATCGGCAACAGTCAGCCCACCGAACTTCTTCGGTTCATTGAGGTGATGGAACAGGCGTTAGGGAGGGAAGCAATCAAGGATTTTCAGCCGATGCAGCCTGGTGATGTGGTGGCCACGGCTGCAAACACAGAGGCTTTAGAAGCTTGGGTGGGATTTAAGCCTTCGACCTCGATCGAAGAGGGCATCCAACGCTTTGCTGATTGGTACCAGACTTTTTATCAACCGTAG
- a CDS encoding photosystem II reaction center protein J — protein sequence MSGKKSNLPDGRIPDRLPDGRPAVAWRSRWTEGTLPLWLVATAGGMAVIFVVGLFFYGSYVGVGSA from the coding sequence ATGAGCGGTAAGAAATCTAATCTGCCTGACGGTCGCATACCCGATCGCCTACCCGATGGCCGACCAGCAGTTGCCTGGAGGTCTCGCTGGACTGAAGGCACTCTTCCTCTTTGGCTTGTTGCTACAGCAGGTGGGATGGCAGTCATTTTTGTTGTTGGCCTCTTCTTTTATGGCTCCTATGTGGGCGTTGGCTCTGCCTAA
- a CDS encoding photosystem II reaction center protein L, whose translation MERNPNPNNLPVELNRTSLYLGLLIVFTTGILFSSYFFN comes from the coding sequence ATGGAGCGCAATCCCAACCCCAACAATCTGCCGGTTGAGCTAAACCGCACGAGCCTTTATCTAGGGCTGTTGATTGTTTTTACGACTGGAATCCTTTTTTCCAGCTACTTCTTCAACTGA
- the psbF gene encoding cytochrome b559 subunit beta yields the protein MTQSPATSTPRNYPIFTVRWLALHTLGVPTVFFLGALAAMQFIRR from the coding sequence ATGACACAGTCTCCAGCCACTTCAACGCCTCGCAACTACCCAATCTTCACGGTGCGTTGGCTCGCTTTGCACACCTTGGGTGTTCCCACAGTTTTCTTCTTGGGTGCCCTAGCTGCGATGCAGTTTATTCGCCGCTAA
- the psbE gene encoding cytochrome b559 subunit alpha: MAAGSTGERPFFEIITSIRYWVIHAITLPSIFLAGFLFVSTGLAYDAFGTPRPDAYFQASESKAPVVSQRYEGKSELDLRLK; encoded by the coding sequence ATGGCTGCCGGCTCCACCGGGGAACGCCCGTTTTTCGAAATCATCACCAGTATTCGTTACTGGGTGATTCATGCCATCACCTTGCCATCCATTTTCTTGGCAGGGTTCCTGTTCGTGTCCACAGGTCTCGCTTACGACGCCTTCGGCACACCTCGTCCAGATGCTTATTTTCAGGCCTCTGAAAGCAAGGCTCCTGTTGTGAGCCAGCGTTATGAGGGCAAATCTGAACTCGACCTGCGCTTGAAATAA
- a CDS encoding photosynthesis system II assembly factor Ycf48, producing MKQLLTPFFNLLLVACIGLGLGGCVTTRLPMAQSSPWQALDLNTQANPLDVAFTSADHGFLVGSNRLILETNDGGANWNERSLDLPVEENFRLISIAFDGDDGWIAGQPGLLMHTTDGGKNWTRLFLDTKLPGEPYLITALGPNTAELATNVGAVYRTSDGGGSWEAEVSDAAGAIRDLRRGPEGGYVSVSSLGNFYAGWAPGQDVWQVHQRVSSQRLQSIGYQPDGKLWMVARGAQIRFNEDDVDNENWGKAIIPITNGYGYMDMAWSDDGAIWAGGGNGTLLVSRDNGDSWERDPEANQTPTNFNRFVFDHSGNRLHAFLLGERGNLLRWSATS from the coding sequence ATGAAGCAACTGCTTACCCCTTTCTTCAATCTTTTGTTAGTGGCCTGCATTGGCCTCGGTCTTGGTGGGTGTGTCACCACGCGTTTGCCGATGGCACAGTCCAGCCCCTGGCAAGCCCTTGACCTCAACACCCAAGCCAATCCTCTGGATGTGGCCTTCACGAGCGCCGACCATGGCTTCCTTGTGGGAAGTAACAGACTCATCCTTGAAACGAATGATGGCGGTGCCAATTGGAATGAACGCAGCCTTGATCTCCCTGTCGAAGAGAATTTTCGATTAATCAGCATCGCCTTCGACGGTGACGATGGCTGGATCGCAGGCCAGCCTGGTTTGCTGATGCACACCACCGATGGTGGCAAGAACTGGACCCGACTCTTCCTTGACACCAAACTTCCAGGCGAGCCCTACCTGATTACAGCTCTAGGACCCAACACAGCCGAACTCGCTACCAATGTTGGTGCGGTCTATCGCACCAGTGACGGAGGCGGAAGCTGGGAAGCGGAGGTGAGTGATGCCGCAGGTGCGATTCGCGATTTGCGACGGGGGCCTGAAGGTGGATATGTGAGCGTGAGCAGCCTCGGCAACTTCTATGCCGGATGGGCCCCTGGACAAGACGTCTGGCAAGTGCACCAGCGCGTCAGCAGTCAGCGGCTTCAAAGCATCGGCTATCAACCTGATGGAAAGTTGTGGATGGTGGCTCGAGGAGCTCAGATTCGTTTCAATGAAGATGACGTTGACAATGAGAACTGGGGTAAGGCGATCATCCCGATCACCAATGGCTACGGCTACATGGACATGGCCTGGTCCGATGACGGTGCCATTTGGGCCGGTGGCGGCAATGGGACGCTGCTGGTGAGTCGTGACAACGGCGACAGCTGGGAACGGGATCCCGAAGCGAATCAGACCCCCACGAATTTCAACCGTTTCGTGTTCGATCACAGCGGCAATCGATTGCATGCCTTCCTTCTTGGCGAGCGCGGCAACCTCTTGCGCTGGTCCGCGACGAGCTGA
- a CDS encoding rubredoxin: protein MSEEISQAAGVPADVDPLAEELIEAEAHPDEANTSTVEETSDPRTHRFECRSCGYVYDPNEGVTKLGIVVGTAFEDLDPIRFRCPVCRSRVGAFTDIGPRSKASGFEENLNFGLGVNRLTPGQKNVLIFGGLALGFAFFLSLYSLR from the coding sequence GTGAGCGAAGAGATCAGCCAAGCAGCGGGAGTTCCCGCCGACGTTGACCCCCTCGCAGAGGAGTTAATCGAAGCCGAAGCCCATCCAGACGAGGCGAATACCAGCACGGTCGAGGAGACATCCGATCCACGCACGCATCGGTTCGAATGTCGAAGCTGTGGATACGTTTACGACCCCAATGAAGGTGTCACAAAGCTGGGCATCGTTGTGGGCACCGCTTTTGAAGATCTCGACCCGATCAGATTCCGTTGTCCGGTCTGCCGCAGCAGGGTGGGAGCCTTTACCGACATTGGGCCTCGCTCCAAAGCGAGTGGGTTTGAGGAGAACCTTAATTTCGGTCTCGGCGTTAACCGCCTCACTCCAGGGCAAAAAAATGTGCTGATTTTTGGCGGCCTCGCCCTTGGCTTTGCTTTCTTCCTCTCCCTTTATTCACTGCGCTGA
- a CDS encoding NAD(P)H-quinone oxidoreductase subunit 3: MFVLPGYDAFLGFLLIAAAVPVLALVTNKLLAPRSQTGERELTYESGMEPIGGAWIQFNIRYYMFALVFVIFDVETVFLYPWAVAFHRLGLLAFIEALVFITILLVALAYAWRKGALEWS; encoded by the coding sequence ATGTTTGTGCTGCCGGGTTATGACGCATTCCTGGGATTTCTGCTGATTGCAGCAGCCGTCCCCGTTTTGGCGTTGGTGACCAACAAGCTTTTGGCTCCTCGCAGCCAGACTGGAGAGCGTGAGCTCACCTATGAATCCGGGATGGAGCCGATTGGTGGCGCTTGGATTCAATTCAATATTCGCTACTACATGTTTGCGCTTGTTTTCGTCATTTTTGATGTCGAGACGGTCTTTCTTTATCCCTGGGCTGTTGCCTTCCATCGCTTGGGCTTATTGGCGTTCATTGAAGCCCTTGTTTTTATTACCATCCTCCTTGTGGCATTGGCCTATGCATGGCGTAAAGGCGCCCTCGAGTGGAGCTGA
- the nuoB gene encoding NADH-quinone oxidoreductase subunit NuoB, translating to MTDPITMTSTGDSPSIQSLRDLREASCGPVGGAAEGSPTVTNDLSENVILTSLDDLHNWARLSSLWPLLYGTACCFIEFAALLGSRFDFDRFGLVPRSSPRQADLLIVAGTVTMKMGPALVRLYEQMPEPKYVIAMGACTITGGMFSADSTTAVRGVDKLIPVDLYLPGCPPRPEAIFDAVIKLRKKVGNESVSDRRQLKQTHRYCTVDHAMVPVEPIVTGSYLRAETQVAALAPGAGVPMPAPEQTESAEPVSSGASS from the coding sequence ATGACCGACCCCATCACCATGACCTCAACCGGCGACAGCCCTTCGATCCAATCCCTCCGCGATCTTCGTGAAGCGAGTTGCGGGCCCGTAGGTGGAGCTGCAGAGGGTTCGCCCACTGTCACGAACGATCTGAGTGAGAACGTCATCTTGACGAGCTTGGATGACTTACACAATTGGGCGCGTCTCAGCAGTCTTTGGCCGTTGTTGTACGGGACGGCCTGTTGTTTTATCGAGTTTGCTGCTCTTCTTGGCTCGCGCTTCGATTTTGATCGCTTTGGACTTGTGCCTCGTAGTTCGCCTAGGCAAGCCGATCTTTTAATCGTCGCTGGCACGGTCACGATGAAGATGGGTCCGGCATTGGTTCGGCTTTATGAGCAAATGCCTGAACCGAAGTACGTCATCGCAATGGGAGCCTGCACGATTACGGGCGGTATGTTCAGCGCTGATTCCACGACCGCTGTTCGTGGCGTGGACAAACTGATCCCTGTGGATCTGTATCTTCCCGGATGTCCGCCTCGTCCTGAAGCTATTTTTGATGCGGTGATCAAGCTTCGGAAAAAGGTGGGAAATGAGTCGGTGAGTGATCGCCGTCAGCTCAAGCAAACGCACCGTTACTGCACCGTCGATCACGCCATGGTTCCCGTTGAACCAATCGTGACGGGCTCCTACCTGCGTGCTGAGACCCAGGTCGCTGCTCTCGCTCCTGGTGCAGGTGTCCCGATGCCTGCACCAGAGCAAACTGAGTCCGCTGAGCCCGTCTCCTCAGGTGCGTCGTCATGA
- a CDS encoding NAD(P)H-quinone oxidoreductase subunit J, with protein sequence MSPNSEKQSSADVPVSASPQPGPVSQWLNKQGFDHDPLDADHLGVEQIGVEALFLQVIAAALKSNGFDYLQCQGGYDEGPGERLVCFYHFVAMAELIEGKRDTLREVRLKVFLSREGEPSLPSLYGLFRGADWQERETFDMFGIHFDGHPHPKRLLMPEDWTGWPLRKDYVQPDFYEMQDAY encoded by the coding sequence ATGAGTCCTAATTCCGAGAAGCAGTCGTCTGCTGATGTACCTGTTTCGGCCTCTCCTCAACCAGGTCCTGTGAGCCAGTGGCTGAACAAGCAAGGCTTCGATCACGATCCCTTGGATGCCGACCATCTCGGTGTTGAGCAAATCGGGGTTGAAGCTCTCTTCTTGCAAGTGATTGCTGCTGCCTTGAAAAGCAATGGTTTCGACTACTTGCAATGTCAGGGCGGATATGACGAGGGCCCCGGCGAGCGGCTCGTTTGCTTCTATCACTTTGTGGCGATGGCTGAGCTCATCGAGGGCAAGAGAGACACCCTCCGTGAAGTGCGTCTCAAGGTGTTCTTGTCCCGGGAGGGTGAGCCCAGTCTTCCCAGCCTCTATGGACTCTTCCGTGGCGCGGATTGGCAGGAGCGTGAAACCTTCGACATGTTTGGCATTCACTTCGACGGTCATCCCCATCCGAAGCGTTTACTGATGCCTGAAGACTGGACGGGCTGGCCGCTTCGTAAGGATTACGTGCAACCCGACTTCTATGAAATGCAAGACGCTTACTAA
- a CDS encoding gluconeogenesis factor YvcK family protein, whose protein sequence is MQAERQRDLMLRSRRAMSWLQPGLVVKRWLLTSGIGLVLALLGAAVWADLQPIYWMLWAIQESLGWITRVLPGAFTGPLVLLLGIGLLLWGQSQSFGSIQQALAPEKDTVLIDALRAKSRLNRGPSIVAIGGGTGLSTLLSGLKRYSSHITAIVTVADDGGSSGVLRRELGVLPPGDIRNCLAALSTEEPLLTRLFQYRFSAGSGLEGHSFGNLFLSALSAITGSLETAITASSRVLAVQGQVVPATNADVRLWAELEDGTTIEGESAIGNARSPIVRMGCLPEKPPALPRALEAIAHADLILLGPGSLYTSLLPNLLVPELVTAIQRSRAPRLYICNLMTQPGETDGLDVSGHLRAIEAQLASLGVSKRLFDCVLAQEPIRESALLAHYRKLGAEPVICNSRQLQQEGFEVMQAPLQGSRPTATLRHDPRSLALAVMRFYRRHKRDSQNV, encoded by the coding sequence ATGCAGGCGGAACGGCAGCGCGATCTAATGCTGCGCTCCCGCAGGGCCATGAGCTGGTTGCAACCCGGACTGGTGGTGAAGCGATGGCTACTCACCTCGGGAATTGGATTGGTCTTGGCCCTCTTAGGGGCTGCGGTCTGGGCAGACCTACAACCCATCTATTGGATGCTCTGGGCCATTCAAGAATCTCTTGGTTGGATCACGAGAGTGTTGCCGGGTGCTTTCACCGGTCCGCTCGTGCTGCTGCTGGGGATCGGACTGCTGCTCTGGGGGCAAAGCCAGAGTTTTGGCTCGATCCAACAGGCCCTGGCCCCGGAAAAAGACACGGTCTTAATAGATGCGCTTCGTGCAAAAAGTCGCCTCAATCGAGGCCCCAGCATTGTGGCGATTGGTGGTGGAACAGGCTTATCAACCTTGCTGAGTGGTCTGAAGCGCTACAGCAGCCACATCACAGCGATCGTGACCGTTGCCGATGACGGAGGCAGTAGCGGCGTGCTGCGTCGCGAACTTGGCGTGTTGCCTCCAGGAGACATCCGCAACTGTCTTGCCGCTCTCTCCACAGAAGAACCGTTACTCACCCGTCTGTTCCAATACCGCTTCTCAGCGGGCAGCGGTCTAGAAGGCCACAGCTTTGGCAATCTCTTTCTGTCCGCCCTCAGCGCGATTACGGGGAGCCTGGAAACAGCGATCACAGCGTCAAGTCGCGTCCTCGCCGTTCAGGGCCAGGTGGTGCCCGCTACCAACGCCGATGTGCGTCTCTGGGCTGAACTCGAAGACGGCACAACGATTGAAGGGGAATCGGCGATTGGCAATGCACGCAGCCCGATTGTGCGGATGGGATGCCTGCCGGAAAAGCCACCGGCATTACCCAGAGCACTCGAGGCCATTGCCCACGCCGATTTGATTTTGCTGGGACCAGGCAGTTTGTACACCTCACTTCTTCCGAACCTGCTAGTGCCTGAATTGGTCACGGCCATTCAACGCAGCCGCGCGCCCAGGCTTTACATCTGCAACCTGATGACCCAACCAGGCGAAACGGATGGATTGGATGTGAGTGGTCACCTGCGCGCCATCGAAGCCCAATTGGCTTCTCTCGGGGTGAGCAAGCGCTTGTTCGACTGCGTGCTTGCCCAGGAACCCATCAGGGAATCTGCTCTTCTGGCGCACTACCGCAAGTTGGGCGCAGAACCAGTGATCTGCAACAGCAGGCAACTGCAACAAGAGGGCTTTGAAGTCATGCAGGCCCCACTTCAGGGGAGCCGGCCCACTGCGACTCTCCGCCACGATCCTCGCAGTCTTGCCTTAGCTGTGATGCGCTTTTACCGACGGCATAAGCGTGACAGTCAAAACGTTTGA
- a CDS encoding ABC transporter ATP-binding protein — protein MSQLSAISPLVNARDSSFKPVVEMRDLTMQWGSHPVLDGVNLLMNPGERIAVVGPSGAGKSTVLRLLAGLQLPTAGELRLFGEPQTYLRLDQRRPPDVRLVFQNPALLASLTVEENVGFLLNRLGRMRPAQIRDRVMACLEAVGLYEVAHQYPGEISGGMQKRVSFARALIDDPDRDEAAMPLLLYDEPTAGLDPVAATRIEDLIVKTTTVAQGCSLVVSHVHSTIERTAERIVMLYGGRFQWDGTVDDYRTTENPYVVQFRTGNLRGPMQPAEH, from the coding sequence ATGAGTCAACTTTCAGCCATCAGCCCTTTGGTTAACGCGCGGGATTCCTCGTTCAAACCCGTTGTTGAGATGAGAGATCTCACGATGCAGTGGGGGTCTCATCCGGTGCTGGACGGGGTGAATCTGCTGATGAATCCCGGGGAGCGCATCGCGGTGGTCGGTCCTTCAGGAGCGGGAAAATCAACCGTTTTGCGTTTGCTGGCTGGTTTACAACTGCCCACCGCTGGCGAATTGAGGTTGTTTGGTGAACCTCAGACCTACCTCCGCCTGGATCAACGCCGTCCGCCCGATGTCCGTCTTGTCTTCCAAAACCCAGCACTGTTGGCGTCCTTAACGGTGGAGGAAAACGTTGGCTTCCTATTGAACCGGCTCGGAAGGATGCGTCCCGCCCAAATTCGCGACCGTGTCATGGCCTGCTTGGAAGCTGTGGGTCTTTATGAAGTCGCCCATCAATATCCCGGCGAAATCAGTGGAGGGATGCAGAAGCGAGTGAGCTTTGCTCGCGCCTTGATTGATGATCCAGATCGAGATGAAGCTGCCATGCCCCTCTTGTTATATGACGAGCCCACAGCAGGCCTAGACCCAGTGGCAGCCACGAGGATTGAAGATTTAATCGTCAAAACCACCACAGTGGCTCAGGGGTGTTCGCTGGTGGTCAGCCATGTCCACAGCACCATCGAACGCACGGCGGAGCGAATTGTGATGCTGTATGGCGGCCGGTTCCAATGGGACGGAACTGTGGACGATTACCGAACAACAGAGAATCCCTACGTTGTTCAGTTCAGGACGGGTAACCTGCGCGGACCTATGCAGCCTGCTGAGCACTGA